In Papaver somniferum cultivar HN1 chromosome 1, ASM357369v1, whole genome shotgun sequence, a genomic segment contains:
- the LOC113280567 gene encoding uncharacterized protein At4g19900-like: MLRNRRRSRYGVQLCAITAAILLLLSVSVLHSRLGFDRQSSSSSLERTGIDFSQDSDDIDAIVVNPLLEDIQNDATTASTTNSGTTTSNEEEDRIDELDVIDTDDQSKVSDEEEILRGVDFEEESDSDLNNNKFKHSPDYVWDHIVGVTRRAFDKRSIHPWQDSVPFGSYSSSSNSEDDKSKIAFGSDDQPVDENVRRKLDHIRVIEDALLLKTSPLREGWANWFEKKGDFLRRDKMFKSNLENLNPMNNPLLQDPDGVGVTTLTRGDKIMHKALLNEFRKLPVVVKNPFFGNNVKERDANVDEMKVNKDRMINQVKGVERRTLDDNGSSNSNDGAENLGSIERVIAGYENSNSHSNDERKLHLPNGKEPLKLNVPNGKVNVDSGPIYADGSRWGYFPGLPPHLSFTDFVTEFFRQGKCSLQVFMIWNSPPWMFSVRHQRGLESLLYHHPDACVMVFSETIELDFFRDFVKDGFRIAVAMPNLDELLENTPTHEFVSAWFEWRKTNFYPVHYSELIRLAALYKFGGLYLDSDIVVLKPLASVNNFVSMEDQLGNGSFTGAAMAFKKSSPFIMKCLKEYYETYDDTLLRWNGGELLERVGKQSSSINNSSNKQLDTSMQPSSLFFSVGRKNITRYFNAPADETERAEQDILFRRILKESYIFHFWNSVTSTIVPDPGSLVWRILNHFCIRCLDVL; this comes from the exons ATGTTGAGGAATAGGAGACGAAGCCGTTATGGGGTACAATTATGTGCAATCACAGCTGCAATTCTGCTCCTATTATCAGTTTCAGTCCTTCACAGTCGTCTTGGTTTCGATCGGCAATCTTCATCGTCATCTCTAGAACGAACAGGTATAGATTTCTCACAAGATTCAGATGATATTGATGCAATCGTTGTTAATCCATTACTAGAAGACATTCAAAATGATGCTACTACTGCTTCTACTACTAATAGTGGTACTACTACatctaatgaagaagaagatagaattGATGAACTTGATGTTATCGATACTGATGATCAATCTAAGGTTTCTGACGAAGAAGAAATACTTAGAGGtgttgattttgaagaagaatctgattctgatttgaataataataaatttaaacATTCTCCTGATTATGTCTGGGATCATATTGTTGGTGTTACTAGAAGAGCTTTTGACAAAAGATCTATTCATCCATGGCAAGATTCAGTTCCATTtggttcttattcttcttcttccaattcTGAAGATGATAAGAGTAAGATTGCATTTGGTTCTGATGATCAACCTGTTGATGAGAATGTTAGGCGTAAATTGGATCATATTAGGGTTATTGAAGATGCATTGTTATTGAAAACATCACCATTGAGAGAAGGTTGGGCAAATTGGTTTGAAAAAAAAGGGGATTTCTTAAGAAGAGATAAAATGTTCAAGTCTAATTTGGAGAATTTAAATCCTATGAATAATCCACTGTTACAAGATCCTGATGGAGTTGGAGTTACAACTCTTACCAGGGGTGACAAGATTATGCACAAGGCATTGCTGAATGAATTTCGCAAACTTCCTGTTGTTGTGAAGAATCCGTTTTTTGGTAATAATGTTAAGGAAAGGGATGCCAATGTAGATGAAATGAAGGTGAATAAAGATAGAATGATTAATCAGGTCAAAGGAGTGGAACGTAGAACGTTAGACGACAATGGAAGTAGTAATAGTAATGATGGTGCTGAAAATTTAGGTTCCATTGAAAGGGTTATTGCTGGTTATGAAAATTCAAATTCACATTCAAATGATGAGAGGAAGCTCCATCTACCAAATGGAAAGGAGCCATTAAAGCTCAATGTACCAAATGGCAAAGTGAATGTGGATTCCGGGCCTATATACGCTGATGGTTCGAGATGGGGTTATTTTCCCGGCTTGCCTCCCCATCTATCTTTTACTGATTTTGTGACTGAGTTCTTTAGGCAAGGCAAATGTTCCTTGCAGGTGTTCATGATATGGAATTCTCCGCCTTGGATGTTTAGTGTTCGGCACCAGAGAGGCCTTGAAAGCCTTTTGTACCACCATCCAGATGCTTGTGTTATGGTCTTCTCTGAAACAATTGAGCTTGATTTCTTCAGGGACTTCGTGAAAGATGG CTTCAGAATTGCTGTTGCTATGCCAAATCTTGATGAACTGCTGGAGAATACCCCAACTCATGAATTTGTATCAGCTTGGTTTGAATGGAGAAAGACCAATTTCTATCCTGTCCACTATAGTGAGCTTATCCGCCTTGCTGCTCTGTACAA ATTTGGAGGCCTCTATCTAGATTCTGACATTGTTGTATTAAAGCCATTAGCTTCAGTTAACAATTTCGTTAGCATGGAGGATCAATTGGGTAATGGTTCTTTTACAGGTGCTGCAATGGCATTCAAGAAGTCCAG TCCCTTTATAATGAAGTGTCTAAAAGAATATTATGAGACTTACGACGATACCCTCTTAAGATGGAATGGTGGTGAACTTTTGGAAAGAGTAGGTAAACAATCTTCAAGCATAAATAACAGCTCCAACAAACAGCTTGACACAAGTATGCAACCTTCCTCCTTGTTCTTCTCTGTAGGACGGAAAAATATCACAAG ATACTTCAATGCCCCTGCAGACGAGACTGAAAGGGCTGAACAAGATATCCTCTTCAGAAGGATTTTGAAGGAGTCCTACATATTTCATTTTTGGAATAGTGTGACGTCTACCATTGTTCCAGATCCTGGAAGCCTTGTATGGAGAATTCTGAACCACTTCTGCATTCGTTGTCTGGATGTTCTATAA